The Leptospira stimsonii genome includes the window TCGCGGAACCGGAAGGTAAATTTTCTAAAATCGGAATTCCCGCATAGAATTCAGGGTTGTCCGAATATTTTTGAGAGGTCAAAAAAGCTTGTACTCGATCTTCCGGAATTCTTTCCATTATATCATCGGGTTTAATATCGATGGAACCGAAAAAACCTCTTCGATCTTCCATCGCGAAATAAATTTTTTTCTGTTTTGCTTCGATCGCTACAAGAACTGGATCCCCAACTTCTTGAAAATAAAATGAAGTATAAACCCTCAAGCTGTCCAATCCGATTGCAGGGATTTTCCAAAGTTGCGCCAAGTTTCTCGCGGTGGCTACGGCAATACGAAGGCCTGTAAATGATCCCGGCCCAAGTGCACAGACGATTAGATCCGGAGAATTCCATTTCGATTGTCCGAGAACATTCTGAAGCTCTTGAATGAGAACCTTTGACGATTCCCTCGGATGAATTCCCGAATAGGAAGAGACAATTTCCAAGTCGCCTGGATCGGTAAGAAGGAAAGATTCGACCAAGACCCATTGGTTCGTTGCATCAAAGAATAGGATTCTTTTCATGCTGGATTTCCTTCCATTTTTTTCCAAATCTCGTATA containing:
- the tsaB gene encoding tRNA (adenosine(37)-N6)-threonylcarbamoyltransferase complex dimerization subunit type 1 TsaB codes for the protein MKRILFFDATNQWVLVESFLLTDPGDLEIVSSYSGIHPRESSKVLIQELQNVLGQSKWNSPDLIVCALGPGSFTGLRIAVATARNLAQLWKIPAIGLDSLRVYTSFYFQEVGDPVLVAIEAKQKKIYFAMEDRRGFFGSIDIKPDDIMERIPEDRVQAFLTSQKYSDNPEFYAGIPILENLPSGSAILNQEKDQIVEALRFPDRYPYWKLVPNYVRGTYVDEKSTV